One window of Botrimarina mediterranea genomic DNA carries:
- a CDS encoding DUF5676 family membrane protein, giving the protein MLSVPQDVAIRFFNSLMHGVDVTTIMRWDMPWWETVLGVVDIFALGWLFGALIAGCYNCCEKSASKPGR; this is encoded by the coding sequence ATGCTGTCCGTACCGCAGGATGTGGCGATCCGCTTCTTTAACAGCCTGATGCACGGCGTCGATGTGACGACGATCATGCGGTGGGACATGCCGTGGTGGGAAACAGTCCTCGGCGTAGTCGACATTTTCGCCCTTGGATGGTTGTTCGGAGCCTTGATTGCGGGCTGTTATAACTGCTGTGAAAAGTCAGCTTCAAAGCCCGGTCGCTGA